One segment of Plasmodium vivax chromosome 14, whole genome shotgun sequence DNA contains the following:
- a CDS encoding hypothetical protein, conserved (encoded by transcript PVX_122680A) has product MQTNAEISDMKESCGGNEHLEGNYKVSKTTNGIYSNEMNYYDEHYANMKGENDAPSNPTQESNHSSDENYYPSGMNEMNKYDSAMLADKDDHENAASNEYDVDAMDNDMLGNRADSYGAKAYGCVIQDNGNNVVSMNGTVSNQSKLVTPKMFGYGLGMGNSPLGNVGMGQMGDANQAGFINGVSAMNTMSFIGNMGGISGMIRMNCMAGESATNQGGNFGGAQATHNFAPNESQNFMNSHFLSKTKMYSGGSNPMDDANVEGSHMVSMNRHMNSNSANGMISTNYQTYAPMYYERNVASQDNMNSNAYDESANYLANYTRNGMTMREGLQNESFKESEDEIMNNSVEDYYEKGTEQRGYLQQSGEGTPGGGYVPYNPCSNSNSNSNNNSNSSSNSSSNNNSNVSCNHNGNNRSNNNYAVSPYMNNADGGSYAYEVDANSGLYMNRHNGNLCDTYVSVMSGMGSSVGGGNFSGGNFNGGNFSGGNFNGGNFSGGNFNGGNLSGGNLSGGNLSGGNLSGGNLSGGNLSGGNLSGGNCSGGNCSGGHSNGIAVNCSNSSSNQIKGMSKAGGSGCEGMNTNSTVSQDTTFPVNYEEDENDEENVAPEEGANGGANSGGISGENNRVNGGNDGRGLVCAADEGFPKYADNKGLVHIMGATFDAAEHDHAEHADSMFNPNRLNPFSYNQFSSLGSSYSRRSSTTNSMNLSSMNDFDNSPSYSNCHNMVMLKQEQNVKHMVENGKNPYLEPTTNGYTNLRPSASYSRAIVDCRVNGMKMKNVDFKMEVKGNDEADMGGSREGIMASSRDGILSGRGRIGNGTNSSSEMEQVNHKPREKFSMYVTNEEGEFKNVSCGNEQASYAEMANGNGEDMAEYNREAEYNQGAEYNREAGYNQETKYNMNESYDASLYNGKEVDSHMDNDMSREIDSNVQMNTSEGYSNELADNVQMRNVGTYEGMRSMNGDNRHVMYKVEQNVKLNGGGMSNSVDHLRAENYQKCKNYMGKTSISQMYNPNEEMNNSNNWAAYHMRNSASKNSYFLMPNGNNQPSSDLSNGMSYDGGNANGMSTEEGVRPTGTSGVATTAAAASATAASVASVMEYRNNMNYFENVNKSIMRSENGYDYVNPQAASHSSYTHQWIHRMKGYASEEKIQVPMNMNGGYNTMSGSNYLMQHASNHGEKSIIRGYSSVYNTLLSVKNGDGGTHASGNGVGSNLNRENDTVGGPCDMNNMRMQNGHHSGNILNSIDPQNGQNDLNTLNSLMAMNGETPLNHLNMLVIPKIKGVRFDKSGRRWVASWSQNGNQKRQYFPVKKFGQTQAKYMAIFARIRAVKCMQKKPHGAAENKRSQCRKGAMKDKAKAELNEEGNEYYDESNENEEDADGDGEADGDGDGEADGDGDADADANGDVDANGDVDGHVHVNAHGERELVVEGAIRYGENTRADQSGAFYNRGVTNAAPNEWGDESALKNYYGYPDGPCSVTHNGMPINNNDGTDDSRVCNFQPYAPVSLSAKGLDEERGGAGNVCNSEEVQEEELGEGDPNHAYRATGRGISSSGSRANGAQMARDDPYCESSCVGEAGDQELQMVKEKDELDGQQVMSSFQVHLGGDANGDELASPQMAVSEWVQSDDGNFGVCPESAFLRGADREEGEPKGREGEENNGNAANGEGANGDSFLGGAQHGGEDPHEASEREKMNKIDEDGNAANTTSVNPRSGDDPFCEYKMAEEGRHAPAGSEEVIGRCELNGAMRDGLLAWGACHEGGEANQWAEGHQEGNLEAANCEDSIREDHNREGASPEDHNRGETGRGSPHADDTEGQQTDGEDATAGGEIPHGDAPSEGNTSDDSETDGESPNEVKHAMKHDRLAQKQPQTHGKENQVILMNVNLIEVKGLVDVEKAKEHGNNVDDNLRNLILLVERLKRRKVKVFRDADDRFVLTLSREMTERMTTPLDELNKLNENEKVMLFVQLKEYYLREANRICHRKKISLGKRKNGKKEEADDELRNDKAQLQIEEGNDSCSGSHLQCPCKVDDKNEDVLSVREGKRNGFRKRNNNGELMHQSGSAEPDEEMSHSSSRVNCKKGAQVCSKNGDVAEDAGCGISVLFSGKSNSASGDYANFAHSENPPFDRIFEVNERIEDEQCVGGSASDGVSNVKRFKRQKGAACSDVLPKMDASTHSVGLGCYDQLGEESALGNTMDVRNCEVSCEVSGEVSGEVSGEVSGEGGCGTDLEILNGELHEMYKQTTEESYEQTTEEAHDKTDVSTLNENGSTNHMSRYHGSDDTMFLRDDADGATSSGVATFEGDDASAGPTGNQQISDISDEVHRNGEHTDWSGDELPGSTCSSGTDEQTGVEDPLCLRNHLIASHSYEGSNPFSESGDHFEELPLERVPQNGHVLPERLRSNLNRVATSGASFTPFDNGRVFWENDLSQHWLDGGDALQHDPFQGDALQHDPFQGDPLQMSEACGESHLHNSRAVATNNMCAPSSGYNSVHMRGRLHEAHYAGGNGELCNGTHSSRHTDDVSNDVVVDALSGDAPPSPVNWSYLPNEHAVAEGGEDNGVRQTESAYPNGSVNMGRELH; this is encoded by the coding sequence ATGCAGACCAACGCGGAAATTTCAGACATGAAGGAGAGCTGCGGCGGAAACGAACACTTGGAGGGAAACTACAAAGTCAGCAAAACGACTAATGGGATATATAGCAATGAGATGAATTACTACGATGAGCATTACGCGAACATGAAGGGAGAAAATGACGCACCGAGCAATCCAACCCAGGAATCGAACCACTCCTCAGATGAAAATTATTACCCAAGCGGTATGAacgaaatgaataaatacGATTCTGCCATGTTAGCGGATAAAGATGATCATGAAAATGCTGCGAGCAATGAGTATGATGTGGACGCCATGGACAACGACATGTTAGGGAACAGAGCAGATAGCTATGGAGCAAAGGCGTACGGTTGTGTCATTCAAGACAATGGTAATAATGTGGTTAGTATGAATGGGACTGTATCGAATCAGAGCAAACTGGTGACCCCCAAAATGTTCGGCTACGGATTAGGTATGGGGAATAGCCCCTTGGGCAACGTCGGCATGGGCCAAATGGGCGACGCAAATCAAGCCGGCTTCATCAACGGAGTGAGCGCCATGAACACGATGAGCTTTATCGGCAACATGGGCGGGATTAGCGGCATGATCAGGATGAACTGCATGGCCGGAGAGAGCGCCACCAACCAGGGAGGCAACTTCGGAGGCGCCCAAGCAACGCACAACTTTGCCCCAAATGAAAGTCAAAACTTCATGAACAGCCACTTTTTAAGTAAGACCAAAATGTACAGCGGGGGAAGTAACCCGATGGATGATGCAAATGTGGAGGGGAGTCACATGGTGTCTATGAATCGACACATGAATAGTAACAGCGCGAATGGGATGATCAGCACCAACTATCAAACCTACGCACCGATGTATTATGAGAGAAATGTGGCTAGCCAGGATAACATGAATAGCAATGCCTACGATGAGAGCGCAAATTATTTGGCAAACTACACACGAAACGGTATGACCATGCGGGAGGGGCTCCAAAACGAGTCGTTCAAAGAAAGCGAAGACGAAATTATGAACAACTCGGTGGAAGATTATTACGAGAAGGGCACTGAGCAGCGTGGCTATCTGCAGCAAAGCGGCGAGGGCACTCCGGGGGGGGGCTACGTGCCCTACAACCCCTGCAGCAATAGCAATAGCAACAGCAACaacaacagcaacagcagcagcaacagcagcagcaacaacaacaGCAACGTAAGCTGCAACCACAACGGAAACAACCGCAGCAATAACAACTACGCCGTGTCTCCCTACATGAATAACGCCGATGGTGGCAGCTATGCATACGAGGTGGATGCCAACAGCGGGCTCTACATGAACAGACACAATGGGAACCTGTGTGACACCTACGTGAGTGTCATGAGCGGCATGGGCAGCAGCGTTGGCGGTGGGAACTTTAGCGGTGGAAATTTCAACGGTGGGAATTTTAGCGGTGGAAATTTCAACGGTGGAAATTTTAGCGGTGGGAACTTCAACGGTGGGAACTTGAGCGGTGGGAACTTGAGCGGTGGGAACTTGAGCGGTGGGAACTTGAGCGGTGGGAACTTGAGCGGTGGGAACTTGAGCGGTGGGAACTTGAGCGGTGGGAACTGCAGCGGTGGGAACTGCAGCGGTGGCCACTCGAACGGCATCGCCGTCAACTGCAGCAACTCGAGCAGCAACCAGATCAAGGGCATGAGCAAGGCAGGCGGGAGCGGCTGCGAGGGGATGAACACTAACTCGACGGTCAGCCAGGACACCACGTTCCCGGTTAACTATGAGGAGGATGAAAACGACGAGGAAAATGTTGCTCCCGAGGAAGGTGCGAACGGTGGCGCGAACAGCGGGGGGATTAGCGGCGAGAACAACCGAGTTAATGGCGGCAACGACGGGCGTGGGCTGGTGTGCGCGGCGGACGAGGGCTTCCCCAAGTACGCGGACAACAAGGGCCTCGTACACATCATGGGCGCCACGTTCGACGCAGCAGAGCATGACCACGCAGAGCACGCCGATTCGATGTTCAACCCCAACAGACTGAACCCCTTCAGTTACAACCAGTTCTCCAGCCTAGGCAGCAGCTACAGCAGAAGGAGCAGCACAACGAATTCTATGAACCTCTCCAGTATGAACGACTTCGATAACTCCCCTTCGTATTCCAATTGCCACAATATGGTCATGCTGAAACAGGAGCAGAATGTGAAGCACATGGTTGAGAATGGAAAGAACCCGTATTTAGAACCCACCACCAATGGGTACACGAACCTCAGACCTAGCGCTAGCTACAGCCGGGCTATAGTGGACTGTAGAGTAAATggaatgaaaatgaaaaatgtggaTTTCAAGATGGAGGTGAAGGGCAACGACGAAGCGGATATGGGTGGCAGCAGAGAGGGCATAATGGCTAGCAGCAGAGACGGCATACTGAGTGGACGTGGCCGGATCGGCAACGGCACGAACAGTAGCAGCGAAATGGAGCAGGTGAACCACAAGCCGAGGGAGAAGTTCTCCATGTACGTAACGAACGAAGAAGGAGAATTCAAAAATGTCAGCTGTGGAAATGAGCAGGCTAGCTATGCGGAAATGGCGAACGGAAATGGGGAGGACATGGCTGAGTACAACCGGGAGGCAGAGTACAACCAGGGGGCTGAGTACAACCGGGAGGCTGGGTACAACCAAGAGACAAAGTACAACATGAACGAGTCCTACGATGCTAGCCTGTACAACGGTAAGGAGGTAGACTCCCACATGGACAACGACATGAGCCGCGAGATCGATTCCAACGTTCAGATGAATACCTCAGAAGGGTACTCTAACGAATTAGCGGATAACGTGCAGATGAGAAATGTAGGCACTTACGAAGGGATGCGTAGCATGAATGGGGATAATCGGCACGTGATGTACAAGGTTGAACAGAATGTCAAGCTGAACGGAGGAGGAATGTCCAATTCGGTGGACCACCTGCGAGCAGAGAACTACCAGAAGTGTAAAAACTACATGGGAAAGACGAGCATTTCCCAGATGTATAACCCTAACGAGGAAATGAATAACTCCAACAATTGGGCTGCTTACCATATGAGGAATTCGGCGTCGAAAAATTCGTACTTTTTGATGCCAAATGGGAACAACCAGCCCAGTAGTGACCTCTCCAATGGGATGAGTTACGATGGGGGGAATGCTAATGGGATGTCCACGGAGGAGGGCGTCCGTCCTACTGGTACAAGCGGAGTTGCGACTACAGCGGCGGCCGCTTCTGCAACCGCGGCCTCCGTGGCCTCCGTGATGGAATATAGAAACAACATGAACTACTTCGAAAACGTGAACAAGAGCATCATGCGGAGCGAAAACGGGTACGATTATGTGAATCCTCAGGCAGCTTCCCACAGCAGCTACACCCACCAGTGGATACACCGCATGAAGGGCTACGCCTCTGAAGAGAAGATCCAAGTGCCTATGAACATGAACGGAGGTTACAACACCATGAGCGGTAGTAACTATCTAATGCAGCATGCGAGTAATCACGGTGAGAAGTCCATTATTCGTGGGTACAGCAGTGTGTACAACACGTTATTGTCGGTGAAAAATGGGGATGGGGGCACTCATGCCAGCGGCAACGGTGTGGGTAGTAACCTCAACAGGGAGAATGACACCGTAGGTGGACCGTGCGATATGAACAACATGCGCATGCAGAATGGTCACCATAGTGGTAACATCTTAAACAGCATAGACCCCCAGAATGGCCAAAACGATTTGAACACGCTGAATAGCCTCATGGCCATGAATGGTGAGACGCCCCTAAATCATCTGAACATGCTGGTCATACCAAAGATTAAGGGAGTCCGTTTTGACAAATCGGGGAGAAGATGGGTGGCTAGCTGgagccaaaatggaaaccAAAAGAGGCAGTACTTTCCTGTGAAGAAATTTGGCCAAACGCAGGCCAAATATATGGCCATTTTTGCCCGGATAAGGGCCGTCAAGTGCATGCAGAAGAAGCCCCACGGCGCGGCGGAGAATAAGCGCAGTCAGTGCAGGAAGGGCGCGATGAAGGATAAAGCGAAGGCCGAGTTGAACGAAGAGGGCAATGAGTACTACGACGAGAGTAATGAGAACGAGGAGGACGCAGATGGGGATGGAGAGGCGGATGGCGACGGGGATGGAGAGGCGGATGGCGACGGGGATGCCGATGCAGATGCAAATGGAGATGTTGATGCCAATGGCGATGTCGATGGCCATGTTCATGTCAATGCCCATGGCGAGAGGGAACTCGTCGTCGAGGGGGCCATCAGATATGGAGAGAACACCCGCGCCGACCAAAGCGGGGCATTCTACAACCGAGGTGTGACGAACGCAGCCCCAAACGAATGGGGGGATGAATCTGCGCTGAAAAACTACTACGGGTACCCAGATGGGCCATGTAGCGTGACGCACAACGGCATGCCCATTAACAACAACGATGGTACAGACGATTCAAGGGTGTGTAATTTTCAGCCCTATGCGCCTGTGAGTTTGTCCGCGAAAGGTTTGGATGAAGAGCGGGGCGGAGCGGGAAATGTGTGTAATAGTGAGGAGGTCCAAGAGGAGGAGTTGGGTGAAGGAGACCCGAACCATGCGTACAGAGCGACGGGCCGCGGCATCAGCAGCAGCGGTAGTAGGGCAAACGGGGCCCAAATGGCTCGCGACGACCCCTATTGCGAATCATCCTGCGTAGGGGAAGCGGGAGATCAAGAGCTGCAAAtggtgaaggaaaaggatGAACTGGATGGCCAGCAAGTGATGTCCTCCTTTCAGGTGCATCTCGGAGGAGACGCAAATGGGGACGAAttggcttccccccagaTGGCAGTGTCGGAGTGGGTACAGTCAGATGATGGGAATTTTGGGGTGTGCCCAGAAAGTGCCTTTTTGAGGGGAGCAGACCGCGAGGAAGGAGAGCCCAAAGGGAGAGAGGGCGAAGAAAATAACGGAAACGCTGCAAATGGAGAAGGTGCCAATGGAGATTCCTTCTTAGGTGGTGCCCAGCATGGTGGCGAAGACCCGCACGAGGCGTccgaaagggagaaaatgaacaaaattgatgaGGATGGAAACGCGGCGAACACAACCAGCGTAAACCCCAGAAGTGGTGATgacccattttgtgaatataAGATGGCGGAAGAGGGGAGGCATGCACCAGCTGGTTCGGAGGAGGTCATAGGGAGGTGTGAACTGAACGGCGCGATGCGAGATGGTCTACTGGCCTGGGGGGCATGTCACGAAGGTGGAGAAGCTAACCAGTGGGCGGAAGGCCACCAGGAAGGCAACCTTGAGGCGGCAAACTGTGAGGATTCCATCCGGGAAGATCACAACCGCGAAGGTGCCTCCCCGGAGGATCACAACCGAGGGGAGACTGGCCGAGGAAGTCCCCACGCGGACGACACGGAGGGACAACAAACGGACGGCGAGGACGCGACTGCAGGCGGAGAAATCCCCCATGGCGACGCCCCCAGCGAGGGGAACACCAGCGACGACTCCGAAACGGACGGCGAATCCCCAAACGAAGTGAAACATGCAATGAAGCACGACCGTCTTGCACAGAAACAGCCACAAACGCACGGGAAGGAAAACCAGGTCATTTTAATGAACGTAAATCTGATCGAAGTGAAAGGACTAGTAGACGtagaaaaggcaaaggaacACGGCAACAATGTAGACGACAATTTGAGGAATCTCATTCTGCTGGTGGAAAGGCTGAAGAGGAGAAAGGTTAAAGTGTTTAGAGATGCAGATGACCGGTTCGTACTGACCCTAAGCAGAGAAATGACCGAACGGATGACCACTCCGTTGGATGAACTTAACAAGCTgaacgaaaatgaaaaggttaTGCTCTTCGTGCAGCTGAAGGAGTACTACCTTAGGGAGGCCAACCGAATTTGCCATAGGAAGAAGATCTCCCTCGGAAagcgtaaaaatggaaagaaggaagaagcagatgaTGAACTGCGTAACGATAAGGCACAGCTTCAAATTGAAGAGGGGAACGACTCGTGCTCTGGATCCCATCTGCAATGTCCCTGCAAAGTGGATGACAAAAATGAGGATGTGCTTAGCGTAcgggaaggaaaaaggaacggTTTTAGGAAACGAAACAACAATGGTGAGTTGATGCACCAGAGTGGAAGTGCCGAACCTGATGAAGAAATGAGCCATAGTAGTAGCCGCGTGAATTGTAAAAAGGGCGCTCAAGTGTGTAGCAAGAATGGTGACGTTGCGGAAGATGCAGGCTGTGGCATCAGCGTGTTGTTTAGCGGCAAGTCTAACAGCGCATCAGGTGATTATGCCAATTTTGCCCATTCTGAGAACCCCCCATTTGACAGGATCTTTGAGGTGAATGAAAGAATTGAGGACGAGCAGTGCGTTGGTGGAAGTGCATCCGATGGCGTGTCGAATGTGAAAAGAtttaaaaggcaaaaaggtGCGGCATGTTCGGACGTACTCCCCAAAATGGACGCGTCGACCCACTCGGTCGGGCTAGGATGTTATGATCAATTGGGCGAAGAAAGTGCCTTGGGTAACACCATGGATGTGCGGAACTGCGAAGTTAGCTGCGAAGTTAGCGGCGAAGTTAGCGGCGAAGTTAGCGGCGAAGTTAGCGGCGAGGGGGGTTGCGGTACCGACTTGGAGATATTAAACGGGGAGCTGCACGAGATGTACAAACAGACCACTGAGGAGTCGTACGAGCAGACCACCGAGGAGGCTCACGACAAGACTGATGTGTCCACGCTGAATGAGAACGGATCGACCAATCACATGAGCAGATACCATGGCAGTGATGACACCATGTTCCTTCGTGACGATGCGGATGGGGCAACCTCTTCCGGGGTTGCTACATTCGAGGGGGATGATGCTTCTGCTGGTCCAACCGGCAACCAACAAATCTCTGACATTTCAGACGAAGTGCACCGAAATGGAGAGCACACAGATTGGAGCGGTGATGAACTCCCAGGCAGCACGTGCAGTAGCGGCACAGATGAGCAAACCGGCGTGGAGGATCCTCTCTGTTTGAGGAATCATCTGATCGCGTCGCACAGCTATGAGGGCAGCAACCCGTTTAGCGAATCTGGAgaccattttgaagaactTCCCCTTGAGAGAGTCCCTCAGAATGGTCATGttttacctgaacggttAAGAAGCAATCTGAACAGGGTTGCAACAAGTGGGGCCAGCTTCACTCCATTTGATAACGGCCGTGTGTTTTGGGAGAACGACCTATCGCAGCACTGGCTCGATGGGGGGGATGCGCTCCAACATGATCCATTCCAAGGGGATGCGCTCCAACATGATCCGTTCCAAGGGGATCCACTCCAGATGAGTGAGGCCTGTGGGGAAAGCCACCTGCACAATAGCAGAGCAGTAGCAACGAACAACATGTGTGCCCCTTCCAGTGGCTACAATTCGGTTCACATGAGAGGACGTTTGCATGAGGCCCATTACGCAGGCGGAAATGGCGAGCTGTGCAATGGTACGCACAGTTCAAGGCATACAGATGATGTGTCTAACGATGTGGTTGTAGATGCCTTGTCGGGTGATGCTCCCCCATCTCCTGTCAATTGGAGTTACCTTCCGAACGAGCATGCGGTAGCAGAAGGTGGCGAAGATAATGGGGTGCGCCAAACGGAGAGTGCTTATCCGAATGGCAGCGTGAACATGGGCAGGGAGTTGCACTGA
- a CDS encoding hypothetical protein, conserved (encoded by transcript PVX_122685A), which translates to MDYSEVDEDDEDLYEGLEADNLLQGSYEKRIEEKKKEVERAPVKPKEQFFEKSRKNLYKKLSGAKAVYTKKEPCLFLGAPQLNEDAEEEDQKVEFLLLVNLLYFINDVVIKNCCDQIGKVKRVVILEDDKHGKSLGICLVEFYSIDSSQNYVAFLKEKLKADVRKVSIDVEEQIKADELYNYGGYINSHTVELIKRDNLDVLQCTENIHDALSKSLNLNKHPIFSWFNTSMKDVLSTYVQSELKKKKKNAIINNDYMDRKNESDSDSGSDISAHIIDYVSKKNKFLSHGKS; encoded by the exons ATGGATTACTCGGAG GTAGACGAGGATGACGAGGATTTATACGAAGGGTTAGAGGCCGACAATTTG CTGCAGGGATCGTACGAAAAAAGAatcgaagaaaaaaaaaaggaagtcgAAAGGGCGCCCGTCAAGCCGAAAGAG CAATTCTTTGAAAAGTcgagaaaaaatttatacaaaaagTTAAGCGGCGCCAAGGCGGTGTACACCAAAAAGG AACCCTGCTTGTTCCTCGGAGCCCCCCAATTGAACGAAGacgcagaggaggaagaccaaAAAGTCGAATTCTTATTGCTAGTCAATCTGTTGTACTTCATAAATGATGTggtgataaaaaattgttgtgACCAAATTGGGAAAGTGAAAAGAGTCGTCATCCTGGAGGATGACAAGCACGGGAAATCCCTGGGGATCTGTTTGGTAGAATTTTACAGTATAGATTCGTCCCAAAATTACGTAGCTTTTTTGAAAGAGAAGCTCAAAGCAGATGTGCGGAAGGTAAGTATCGACGTAGAGGAACAAATAAAAGCTGATGAGCTGTACAACTATGGAGGGTATATAAATAGCCACACGGTAGAATTAATCAAAAGAGATAACTTGGATGTTTTGCAGTGCACGGAGAATATCCATGACGCTTTAAGTAAATCACTAAACTTGAATAAGCACCCCATCTTCAGTTGGTTTAACACCAGCATGAAAGATGTCCTCAGTACGTACGTACAGtcagaattaaaaaaaaaaaaaaaaaacgccatcATAAATAATGACTACATGGATCGCAAAAACGAAAGCGACTCCGATTCTGGAAGTGACATATCCGCGCACATCATAGATTACGTTTCGAAAAAGAACAAGTTCCTTTCGCACGGCAAGTCATAG
- a CDS encoding hypothetical protein, conserved (encoded by transcript PVX_122690A), whose amino-acid sequence MEKTWRCNSCLVVNTEEATECACCMQKRSHEDGKTNGNIMNNGNETDCDNLTDSEKKKKKENDENSSINTDTNVEAHATNSTEDTKHSENANEGKGGMFDGGGFMPSLKQSPDMSSSNKSIFLTAIPNSNATTATNDTTTNDTTTATLEDINGHVKQNKAGENNSTGEKTKKTIGKGRERKKADKRERAPSTRIQPARKCTQKKICYKT is encoded by the coding sequence ATGGAAAAAACGTGGAGATGTAATTCCTGCCTAGTGGTTAACACGGAGGAGGCCACAGAATGTGCGTGCTGTATGCAAAAGAGGAGCCACGAAGATGGTAAGACAAACGGAAACATAATGAACAATGGGAATGAAACCGATTGTGATAACCTAACCgatagtgaaaaaaaaaaaaaaaaagaaaacgacgAGAACTCCTCCATTAATACAGACACAAATGTTGAAGCACATGCCACAAATTCAACAGAGGATACCAAACATAGtgaaaatgcaaatgaaGGTAAAGGTGGCATGTTCGATGGAGGTGGCTTCATGCCATCACTTAAGCAATCCCCAGATATGTCATCTTCAAATAAGAGTATTTTCCTAACGGCCATCCCCAATAGCAATGCCACCACCGCAACGAACGATACCACAACGAATGATACTACTACTGCCACACTTGAGGATATTAATGGGCACGTTAAACAGAACAAAGCGGGGGAGAATAACTCCACTGGGGAGAAAACCAAGAAGACCATTGGAAAAGGCAGagagaggaagaaggcaGACAAACGAGAGAGGGCGCCATCTACGCGAATACAGCCTGCTCgaaaatgcacacaaaaaaaaatatgctacaAGACATAG
- a CDS encoding hypothetical protein, conserved (encoded by transcript PVX_122695A), which produces MGFFYSGYHKPSGKNIKDRRAQIFYVLGLFMLPNIVTYAGSNYHVLNFFIDTFKPIEVPREVDFAIIKKIYHDKKPTSKSADYDENTNV; this is translated from the coding sequence ATGGGTTTCTTTTACAGCGGGTACCACAAGCCGAGTGGCAAGAACATAAAAGACAGGAGAGCCCAAATATTTTACGTTTTGGGGTTGTTCATGCTACCCAACATCGTAACCTACGCAGGGAGCAACTACCACGTGTTGAATTTCTTCATTGACACCTTTAAGCCGATTGAGGTGCCCAGGGAAGTGGACTTTgcaattattaaaaagatatacCATGATAAGAAGCCCACCTCCAAGAGCGCAGATTATGATGAGAATACCAACGTGTag